A window of the Physeter macrocephalus isolate SW-GA chromosome 7, ASM283717v5, whole genome shotgun sequence genome harbors these coding sequences:
- the GK2 gene encoding glycerol kinase 2, with translation MAAPKTAVVGPLVGAVVQGTDSTHFMVFNSKTAELLSHHQVELTQEFPKEGWVEQDPKEILQSVYECIEKTCEKLQELSIDISNIKAIGVSNQRETTVIWDKLTGEPLYNAVVWLDLRTQSTVETLSKKIPGNNNFVKSKTGLPLSTYFSAVKLRWILDNVRKVQKAVEEGRALFGTIDSWLIWSLTGGVNGGIHCTDVTNASRTMLFNIHSLEWDKQLCNFFEIPMDILPNVWSSSEIYGRMKTGALEGVPISGCLGDQSAALVGQMCFQEGQAKNTYGTGCFLLCNTGHKCVFSEHGLLTTVAYKLGKDKPVCYALEGSVAIAGAVIRWLKDNLGIIKTSEESEKLAKEVGTSYGCYFIPAFSGLYAPYWEPTARGIICGLTQFTNKSHIAFAALEAICFQTREILDAMNHDCGIPLSHLQVDGGMTNNKVLMQLQADILHIPVIKASMPETTALGAAMAAGAAEGVDIWSLKPEDLSMVMMERFEPQIKATESEIRYSTWKKAVMKSMGWVTTQPPESSEPTTFSSLPLGFFIVTSMIMLIGARYISGVP, from the coding sequence ATGGCAGCTCCGAAGACGGCAGTTGTGGGGCCGTTGGTGGGGGCAGTGGTCCAGGGTACTGACTCCACTCATTTTATGGTTTTCAATTCAAAAACAGCGGAACTACTTAGTCACCATCAAGTGGAATTAACCCAAGAGTTCCCAAAAGAAGGATGGGTAGAACAAGACCCTAAGGAAATTCTTCAGTCAGTTTATGAATGTATAGAGAAAACATGTGAGAAACTTCAAGAACTCAGTATTGATATATCCAACATAAAAGCTATTGGTGTCAGCAATCAGAGGGAAACCACTGTTATCTGGGACAAATTAACTGGAGAGCCGCTCTACAATGCTGTGGTGTGGCTTGATCTAAGAACCCAGTCTACTGTTGAGACTCTTAGcaaaaaaattccaggaaataATAACTTCGTCAAGTCCAAGACAGGCCTTCCACTTAGCACTTACTTCAGTGCAGTAAAACTTCGTTGGATTCTTGACAATGTGAGAAAAGTTCAAAAGGCTGTTGAAGAAGGTAGAGCTCTTTTTGGTACCATTGATTCATGGCTTATCTGGAGTCTGACAGGAGGAGTTAATGGAGGTATCCATTGTACAGATGTAACAAATGCAAGTAGGACAATGCTCTTCAACATCCATTCTTTAGAATGGGATAAACAGCTGTGTAACTTTTTTGAAATTCCAATGGACATTCTTCCAAATGTCTGGAGTTCTTCTGAGATCTATGGCCGAATGAAAACTGGGGCCTTGGAAGGTGTGCCAATATCTGGATGTTTGGGGGACCAGTCTGCTGCATTAGTAGGACAAATGTGCTTCCAGGAAGGACAAGCCAAAAACACGTATGGAACAGGCTGTTTCTTACTATGTAATACAGGTCATAAGTGTGTATTTTCTGAACACGGCCTCCTGACCACAGTGGCTTACAAGCTAGGCAAAGACAAGCCAGTATGTTATGCATTGGAAGGTTCTGTTGCTATAGCCGGTGCTGTTATTCGCTGGCTGAAAGACAATCTTGGAATCATAAAGACctcagaagaaagtgaaaaacttgCTAAAGAAGTAGGTACTTCTTATGGCTGCTACTTCATCCCAGCCTTTTCAGGGTTATATGCACCTTATTGGGAGCCCACTGCAAGAGGGATAATCTGTGGTCTCACTCAGTTCACCAATAAAAGTCatattgcttttgctgcattagAAGCTATTTGTTTCCAAACACGAGAGATTTTGGATGCCATGAACCATGACTGTGGAATTCCACTCAGTCATTTGCAGGTGGATGGAGGAATGACCAACAACAAAGTTCTTATGCAACTGCAAGCAGACATTCTGCATATTCCAGTAATAAAAGCCTCCATGCCTGAAACAACTGCCCTGGGAGCTGCCATGGCAGCAGGAGCTGCAGAAGGAGTAGACATTTGGAGTCTTAAACCCGAGGATTTGTCAATGGTCATGATGGAACGGTTTGAACCACAGATAAAAGCCACCGAAAGTGAAATTCGTTATTCTACATGGAAGAAAGCTGTGATGAAGTCAATGGGTTGGGTTACAACTCAGCCTCCTGAAAGTAGTGAACCTACTACGTTCTCCAGTCTGCCCTTGGGTTTTTTTATAGTGACTAGCATGATAATGTTAATTGGAGCAAGATACATCTCAGGTGTACCATAA